The Azospirillum brasilense genome window below encodes:
- a CDS encoding HD-GYP domain-containing protein, which translates to MPNDDARPPEATPVPPAKPRLHVLVVDPDPALAGLTRTALDGFALDGAPVTVLTAATAAEAREALYRNPGTAAVLLEPVLDPAADGVPEGLGLIDHIRKDLGNSRARILVCTAHPERAPEEVVVEGHDVSDYRLKDGLTARTLRTAVVPRLRAFLNLQTQAAGRKALARMLVATTGLLEMRTPDVLFPNILPRVVGLLGIGRHALLCIQGDTLPRDRRIRVRASTGRFAKWKDVDVAELGEPNVAAALERLSPSSETIVEPGYCALRLRAHGGIIGMIYVEGHNNEGTAREWQLLELFRNKCSIAFENALLFEELNTAQKATVLAMGSLAEYKDNAAAGHLQRIERLVGDIARELRVHGRFADELDEELVEKVGLAALLHDVGMLSVSDETLGIPGELANNDMAAIQRHTLIGHRILSEAALPLRGRSLLSIAAEIARYHHERYDGSGYMEGLRGGAIPVSARIMAVADVFDALITDRQYRKAWGVEHAITWIAERAGKDFDPLVVEAFLTVIRRIQTEEPDWFPKPEGGNQGMLVAAIGRKLRALFGNRAEPIN; encoded by the coding sequence ATGCCCAACGACGACGCCCGCCCGCCGGAGGCCACCCCGGTTCCGCCCGCCAAGCCCCGCCTGCACGTCCTCGTGGTCGATCCCGATCCGGCGCTGGCCGGGCTGACGCGCACCGCGCTCGACGGCTTCGCGCTGGACGGGGCGCCGGTGACGGTGCTGACCGCCGCGACCGCCGCCGAGGCGCGCGAGGCGCTGTACCGCAACCCCGGCACCGCCGCCGTCCTGTTGGAGCCGGTGCTGGACCCCGCGGCGGATGGGGTGCCGGAAGGGCTCGGCCTCATCGACCACATCCGCAAGGATCTGGGAAACAGCCGCGCCCGCATCCTGGTCTGCACCGCCCATCCCGAGCGGGCGCCGGAGGAGGTGGTGGTGGAGGGCCACGACGTCAGCGACTACCGCCTGAAGGACGGGCTGACGGCGCGCACGCTGCGCACCGCGGTGGTCCCGCGGCTGCGCGCCTTCCTCAACCTGCAGACCCAGGCGGCCGGGCGCAAGGCGCTGGCCCGCATGCTGGTGGCGACCACCGGCCTGCTGGAGATGCGCACCCCGGACGTGCTGTTCCCCAACATCCTGCCGCGCGTCGTCGGGCTGCTGGGCATCGGGCGGCACGCCCTGTTGTGCATCCAGGGCGACACGCTGCCGCGCGACCGCCGCATCCGCGTGCGCGCCTCCACCGGGCGCTTCGCCAAGTGGAAGGACGTGGACGTCGCCGAGCTGGGCGAGCCCAACGTGGCCGCCGCGCTGGAACGGCTGAGCCCGAGTTCCGAGACCATCGTGGAGCCGGGCTATTGCGCCCTGCGGCTGCGCGCCCATGGCGGGATCATCGGGATGATCTACGTCGAGGGTCACAACAACGAGGGCACCGCCCGCGAGTGGCAGCTGCTGGAGCTGTTCCGCAACAAATGCTCCATCGCCTTCGAGAACGCCCTGCTGTTCGAGGAGTTGAACACCGCGCAGAAGGCCACCGTCCTGGCCATGGGGTCGCTCGCCGAATACAAGGACAACGCCGCCGCCGGCCATCTCCAGCGCATCGAGCGGCTGGTCGGCGACATCGCCCGCGAGCTGCGCGTCCACGGCCGCTTCGCCGACGAGCTGGACGAGGAGCTGGTGGAGAAGGTCGGGCTGGCCGCTCTTCTGCACGACGTCGGCATGCTGAGCGTGTCGGACGAGACGCTGGGCATCCCCGGCGAGCTGGCGAACAACGACATGGCGGCCATCCAGCGCCACACGCTGATCGGCCACCGCATCCTCAGCGAGGCGGCGCTGCCCCTGCGCGGGCGCAGCCTGCTGTCGATCGCCGCGGAGATCGCCCGCTACCACCACGAGCGCTACGACGGGTCGGGCTACATGGAAGGGCTGCGCGGCGGGGCCATCCCGGTGTCGGCGCGGATCATGGCCGTGGCCGACGTGTTCGACGCCCTCATCACCGACCGCCAGTACCGCAAGGCGTGGGGGGTGGAGCATGCCATCACCTGGATCGCCGAGCGGGCGGGCAAGGACTTCGACCCGCTGGTGGTCGAGGCATTCCTGACGGTGATCCGCCGCATTCAGACCGAGGAGCCGGACTGGTTCCCCAAGCCGGAGGGCGGCAACCAGGGCATGCTGGTGGCGGCCATCGGGCGCAAGCTGCGCGCCCTGTTCGGCAACCGCGCCGAGCCGATCAACTGA
- a CDS encoding Bug family tripartite tricarboxylate transporter substrate binding protein codes for MKARRFISSLLTSCALLLGATAAQAAYPDKPITMIVAYGAGGSTDVTARMLAPFIEKYLGGGARIVVMNRGGAGGEIGFAAIADATPDGYTIGFINTPNVVTIPIERNARFTLDRLDPLVNVVDDPGIMTVHGDSPYKTVEDLVAQAKANPNTITLGSTGVGSDDHLAMLLLQRQANVRFTHVPFPGSAENYRSMLGRHTQICGQNLGEGLRGKAGGDNVRILGVMSTQRWDMAPDLPTFKELGYNITMASLRGVGAPKGLPPEIRAKLVDAVTKAANDPEFQSKARDTYQPLRILDSEAFSAELKELDGDFRNLWREFPWLK; via the coding sequence ATGAAAGCCAGACGTTTCATTTCCAGCCTGCTGACCTCCTGTGCCTTGTTGCTGGGCGCGACAGCGGCCCAGGCCGCCTACCCGGACAAGCCGATCACCATGATCGTCGCCTACGGGGCGGGCGGATCGACCGACGTGACCGCGCGCATGCTGGCGCCCTTCATCGAAAAATATCTGGGCGGCGGCGCGCGGATCGTGGTGATGAACCGCGGCGGCGCCGGGGGGGAGATCGGCTTCGCGGCCATCGCCGACGCCACGCCGGACGGCTACACCATCGGCTTCATCAACACGCCGAACGTCGTCACCATCCCGATCGAGCGCAACGCCCGCTTCACGCTCGACCGGCTGGACCCGCTGGTCAACGTCGTCGACGATCCGGGCATCATGACGGTCCACGGCGACAGCCCCTACAAGACGGTGGAGGATCTGGTCGCCCAGGCCAAGGCCAATCCGAACACCATCACGCTGGGCTCCACCGGCGTCGGGTCGGACGACCATCTGGCCATGCTGCTGCTCCAGCGGCAGGCCAACGTCCGCTTCACCCATGTGCCCTTTCCCGGCAGCGCGGAGAACTACCGCTCCATGCTCGGCCGCCACACCCAGATCTGCGGCCAGAACCTGGGCGAGGGGCTGCGCGGCAAGGCCGGCGGCGACAACGTCCGCATCCTCGGCGTGATGAGCACGCAGCGCTGGGACATGGCGCCCGACCTGCCGACCTTCAAGGAACTGGGCTACAACATCACCATGGCGTCGCTGCGCGGCGTCGGCGCGCCGAAGGGGCTGCCGCCGGAGATCCGCGCCAAATTGGTCGATGCGGTGACCAAGGCCGCCAACGACCCGGAGTTCCAGAGCAAGGCCCGCGACACCTACCAGCCGCTGCGCATCCTCGATTCGGAAGCCTTCTCTGCGGAGCTGAAGGAGCTGGATGGCGATTTCCGCAACCTCTGGCGCGAGTTCCCCTGGTTGAAGTGA
- a CDS encoding methyl-accepting chemotaxis protein, whose product MTFLNHLHIPTKMGIPAATAILGMLAIALLGGSAITEQSRLLDTLFNRSFTREADVQALTDTLTVAHAGLYRTVILSTANASPKAVEDESKALTEQITKLKTQADKMKGQSAATEEEGQILQRFGSDTAAYQAKVTSFLDLLKMGVDPLDFLQEVQAAYGRLNGTARDYLTYQRQQSADAYANVNASVDATTQAFIASAIVALLITVGVALFIGFNIARPVVRLTTVMERLAQGRLEDEVPAAERGDEIGQMARTVRVFKENALRVQEMAREQEAMRARATEEQRRAMNSLAADLEASVKAMMGEVVRSATSMRGEANVMLENARQTSHHSDSVAHAVQEATSEVESVAAGAEQLRASIDEITRSITQSTQLARGAVDEAGRTDSIVQGLSEASRKIEEVVGLINNIAGQTNLLALNATIEAARAGEAGKGFAVVAQEVKSLANQTAKATDEIGAEIAAVQAATTAAVNAIRAIVNTIRQVDESLSTVAAAVEEQDAATRDISERSQRAATDTVAVLQEMRLVQQAAETTGHSAGAVQTTTEELSRSFNRLDNEIEAFITRITAA is encoded by the coding sequence ATGACTTTCCTCAATCACCTCCACATTCCCACCAAAATGGGAATCCCGGCGGCGACAGCGATCCTGGGCATGCTTGCCATCGCGTTGCTCGGCGGCTCCGCCATCACGGAACAGTCACGCCTGCTGGACACGCTGTTCAACCGCTCCTTCACGCGGGAAGCGGATGTCCAGGCGTTGACCGACACGCTGACCGTCGCCCACGCCGGCCTCTACCGGACGGTGATCCTCAGCACCGCCAACGCCTCCCCCAAGGCGGTCGAAGATGAATCGAAGGCCCTGACCGAACAGATCACCAAGCTGAAGACCCAGGCGGACAAGATGAAGGGCCAGTCCGCCGCGACCGAGGAGGAGGGGCAGATCCTCCAGCGCTTCGGCTCCGACACCGCGGCCTATCAGGCGAAGGTGACCAGCTTCCTCGACCTGCTGAAGATGGGCGTCGATCCGCTCGACTTCCTGCAGGAGGTCCAGGCGGCCTACGGGCGCCTGAACGGCACCGCCCGCGACTACCTGACCTACCAGCGCCAGCAGTCGGCCGACGCCTACGCCAACGTGAACGCGTCGGTCGACGCGACCACCCAGGCCTTCATCGCCTCGGCGATCGTCGCCCTGCTCATCACGGTGGGCGTCGCGCTGTTCATCGGCTTCAACATCGCCCGTCCGGTGGTCCGCCTGACCACGGTGATGGAACGGCTGGCCCAGGGCCGGCTGGAGGACGAAGTGCCCGCCGCCGAGCGCGGCGACGAGATCGGCCAGATGGCCCGCACCGTCCGCGTCTTCAAGGAGAACGCCCTGCGCGTCCAGGAAATGGCGCGCGAGCAGGAGGCCATGCGCGCCCGCGCCACCGAGGAGCAGCGGCGGGCCATGAACAGCCTCGCCGCCGACCTGGAGGCGTCGGTCAAGGCGATGATGGGCGAGGTGGTGCGGTCCGCCACATCCATGCGCGGCGAAGCCAACGTCATGCTGGAGAACGCCCGCCAGACCAGCCACCACAGTGACTCCGTCGCCCACGCCGTGCAGGAGGCGACGAGCGAGGTGGAGAGCGTGGCCGCCGGGGCGGAGCAGCTCCGCGCCTCCATCGACGAGATCACCCGGTCCATCACCCAATCGACCCAGCTCGCCCGCGGCGCGGTGGACGAGGCCGGGCGGACCGACTCGATCGTCCAGGGACTCAGCGAGGCCAGCCGGAAGATCGAGGAGGTGGTCGGCCTCATCAACAACATCGCCGGCCAGACCAACCTGCTGGCGCTGAACGCCACCATCGAGGCCGCCCGCGCCGGCGAGGCCGGCAAGGGCTTCGCCGTGGTGGCGCAGGAGGTCAAGAGCCTCGCCAACCAGACTGCGAAGGCCACCGACGAAATCGGCGCGGAAATCGCGGCGGTGCAGGCGGCGACCACCGCGGCGGTCAACGCCATCCGCGCCATCGTCAACACCATCCGGCAGGTGGACGAATCGCTCAGCACCGTCGCCGCGGCGGTTGAGGAACAGGACGCCGCCACCCGCGACATCAGCGAGCGCTCGCAGCGCGCCGCCACCGACACGGTGGCCGTGCTCCAGGAGATGCGGCTGGTGCAGCAGGCGGCGGAGACCACCGGCCATTCCGCCGGCGCCGTCCAGACCACGACCGAAGAGCTGTCGCGCAGCTTCAACCGGCTGGACAACGAGATCGAAGCCTTCATCACCCGCATCACCGCGGCCTGA
- a CDS encoding Bug family tripartite tricarboxylate transporter substrate binding protein, whose product MIIRSKFLALATGTLALAMSTTALSTARAAYPEKPITVVVAYDAGGSTDVTARLLAPFIEKHLGGTRIEVVNKPGAGGEIGFAAIADAAPDGYSIGFCNTPNMVSIPIERQARFSADRLDALVNVVDDPGVWSVPGDSAFKTLKDVVEHAKANPNTVTVGTTGVGSDDQLAMLLVQRQAGVQFTHVPFSGSAANYKAMLAKKIQISGQNLGEGLRGQASDQIRVLGVMSKDRWKAAPDIPTFAEQGYPVLMASLRGVCAPKGLPADVRAKLVDAVTKAATDPEFVAKAEAKETFQPLRVLGPDAFAAELKQLDTELKSLWQSSPWLK is encoded by the coding sequence ATGATCATTCGCAGCAAGTTCCTGGCGCTGGCGACCGGGACCCTGGCGCTGGCCATGTCGACGACCGCTCTGTCGACGGCCCGGGCCGCCTACCCCGAGAAGCCGATCACCGTGGTCGTCGCCTACGACGCCGGCGGTTCGACCGACGTGACCGCGCGCCTGCTGGCTCCCTTCATCGAGAAGCATCTGGGCGGCACCCGGATCGAAGTGGTGAACAAGCCGGGCGCCGGCGGCGAGATCGGCTTCGCGGCCATCGCCGACGCGGCACCGGACGGCTACTCCATCGGCTTCTGCAACACGCCGAACATGGTGTCGATCCCGATCGAGCGTCAGGCCCGCTTTTCGGCGGACCGGCTGGACGCGCTGGTCAACGTCGTCGACGATCCCGGCGTGTGGAGCGTTCCCGGCGACAGCGCCTTCAAGACGCTGAAGGACGTCGTGGAGCACGCCAAGGCCAACCCGAACACCGTCACCGTCGGCACCACCGGCGTGGGCTCGGACGACCAGCTCGCCATGCTGCTGGTGCAGCGCCAGGCGGGCGTGCAGTTCACCCATGTGCCCTTCTCCGGCTCCGCCGCCAACTACAAGGCGATGCTCGCCAAGAAGATCCAGATCAGCGGCCAGAACCTCGGCGAAGGGCTGCGCGGCCAGGCCTCCGACCAGATCCGCGTGCTCGGCGTGATGAGCAAGGACCGCTGGAAGGCCGCCCCGGACATCCCGACCTTCGCGGAGCAGGGCTACCCGGTGCTGATGGCCTCGCTGCGCGGCGTCTGCGCGCCGAAGGGCCTGCCCGCCGACGTCCGCGCCAAGCTGGTGGACGCCGTCACCAAGGCCGCGACCGATCCGGAGTTCGTGGCGAAGGCCGAGGCCAAGGAGACCTTCCAGCCGCTGCGCGTCCTCGGCCCCGACGCCTTCGCGGCGGAGCTGAAGCAGCTCGACACCGAGCTGAAGTCGCTGTGGCAGTCGTCGCCCTGGCTGAAGTGA
- a CDS encoding AEC family transporter — translation MTLIFQIVLPMFVLVALGFYAGKSGNFSNTAAQGLSRFLGIYALPALLFAAMAKAKIPDPIEWGFVASFFVAAFIIFGLGAAWMLSIRRRDEAAIGGFAPSFSSIGLLGAPILMDAYGSSVAIPVMLLILFQSPLLFTTATMIAEAQRTAGGRPVVAAVNAVKATLLSPMILSIVVGMGFNLSGVHVPDAVMKAADYAAATVLPCACFTLGTSLSFGKLSGKFGQALVLAVMKTVLHPVLTWVLAVEVFHLPPDWLAPAVTAAALPIGVNVYAFAERYQTGRELVSMSLLLSTLMSPISISVAFMVAMS, via the coding sequence ATGACGCTCATCTTTCAAATCGTGCTGCCGATGTTCGTCCTGGTCGCGCTCGGCTTCTACGCCGGGAAATCGGGCAATTTCAGCAACACGGCGGCTCAAGGGCTGTCGCGCTTTCTCGGCATCTACGCCCTGCCGGCGCTGCTGTTCGCGGCGATGGCCAAAGCGAAGATCCCCGATCCCATCGAATGGGGCTTCGTGGCGTCGTTCTTCGTCGCGGCCTTCATCATCTTCGGGCTGGGCGCCGCCTGGATGCTGTCCATCCGGCGGCGGGACGAGGCGGCGATCGGCGGCTTCGCCCCCTCCTTCTCCTCCATCGGCCTGCTCGGCGCGCCGATCCTGATGGACGCCTACGGATCGTCGGTGGCCATTCCGGTGATGCTGCTGATCCTGTTCCAGTCGCCGCTCCTCTTCACCACGGCGACGATGATCGCCGAGGCGCAGCGGACGGCGGGCGGGCGGCCGGTGGTCGCCGCGGTCAACGCCGTCAAGGCGACCCTGCTCAGCCCGATGATCCTGTCGATCGTCGTCGGCATGGGCTTCAACCTGAGCGGCGTCCATGTACCGGACGCGGTCATGAAGGCGGCGGACTACGCCGCGGCCACCGTCCTGCCCTGCGCCTGCTTCACGCTGGGCACCTCGCTGTCCTTCGGGAAGCTGTCGGGCAAGTTCGGCCAGGCGCTGGTCCTGGCGGTGATGAAGACGGTCCTGCACCCGGTGCTGACCTGGGTGCTGGCGGTGGAGGTCTTCCATCTGCCGCCGGACTGGCTGGCCCCCGCCGTGACCGCGGCGGCGCTGCCCATCGGCGTCAACGTCTACGCCTTTGCCGAGCGCTATCAGACGGGGCGGGAGCTGGTGTCGATGTCGCTGCTGCTGTCCACCCTGATGTCCCCGATCTCGATTTCCGTCGCCTTCATGGTGGCGATGAGCTGA
- a CDS encoding RraA family protein: protein MAMQRYIVNFPRLSPDMLEIWKTVPSSIASDVQNRCQSMDARIKPCAPGMRICGQARTAVSMPGDNSMLLTACSLAEPGEVVVVAGAGLEEVALAGEWVVRGCKSRGLGGLVIDGSVRDLQEIRTIGFPVFAKGSVPRGPHKSFGGKMDVPAGVGGMVVNPGDLIIGDDDGVTVVPLAVMDEVLRRCLELMAKEKIWSQQLDAGKSLMEVLGVPEPEIVETPTLR, encoded by the coding sequence ATGGCTATGCAACGCTACATCGTGAATTTTCCGCGCCTGTCCCCGGACATGCTGGAAATCTGGAAGACGGTCCCCAGCAGCATCGCGTCCGACGTGCAGAACCGCTGCCAGAGCATGGACGCCCGGATCAAGCCCTGCGCCCCGGGGATGCGCATCTGCGGGCAGGCCCGCACCGCCGTGTCGATGCCGGGCGACAACAGCATGCTGCTGACCGCCTGCAGCCTGGCCGAGCCGGGCGAGGTGGTGGTGGTCGCCGGCGCCGGCCTGGAGGAGGTGGCGCTGGCCGGTGAATGGGTGGTCCGCGGCTGCAAGTCGCGCGGCCTGGGCGGGCTGGTGATCGACGGCTCCGTCCGTGACCTTCAGGAAATCCGGACCATCGGCTTCCCGGTCTTCGCCAAGGGCTCGGTGCCGCGCGGCCCGCACAAATCCTTCGGCGGCAAGATGGACGTCCCGGCCGGCGTCGGCGGCATGGTGGTCAATCCGGGCGACCTGATCATCGGCGACGACGACGGGGTGACCGTGGTGCCGCTGGCCGTGATGGACGAGGTGCTGCGGCGCTGCCTGGAGCTGATGGCCAAGGAGAAGATCTGGTCGCAGCAGCTCGACGCCGGCAAGTCGCTGATGGAGGTGCTGGGCGTGCCGGAACCGGAAATCGTCGAGACGCCCACCCTGCGCTGA
- a CDS encoding prolyl-tRNA synthetase associated domain-containing protein, translating into MDTRDTPEGRAEEPLPTSPEQLLEHLAALGIRTVTHRHPPLHTVEESKALRGALPGGHCKNLFLKDKKEQHWLVVALEDARVELNRFDKVIGSARLSFASADRLWRHLGVRPGSVTPFSVVNDREQRVRVVLQEQMLAHDPLNYHPLLNDRTTAITAVDLLRFLRAGGHEPLIVPFGEEPPDSQPTLA; encoded by the coding sequence ATGGACACCCGCGACACCCCCGAGGGCAGGGCCGAGGAGCCGCTGCCGACGAGCCCGGAGCAGCTCCTGGAGCATCTCGCGGCGCTCGGCATTCGCACCGTGACCCACCGTCACCCGCCGCTGCACACGGTGGAGGAGAGCAAGGCGCTGCGCGGCGCGCTCCCCGGCGGCCATTGCAAGAACCTGTTCCTGAAGGACAAGAAGGAGCAGCACTGGCTGGTCGTCGCGCTGGAGGACGCGCGGGTGGAGTTGAACCGCTTCGACAAGGTGATCGGATCGGCGCGGCTGTCCTTCGCCTCCGCCGACCGGCTGTGGCGGCATCTCGGCGTGCGGCCCGGCTCGGTCACGCCCTTCTCCGTGGTCAACGACCGTGAGCAGCGGGTGAGGGTGGTGCTGCAGGAGCAGATGCTGGCCCACGATCCGCTGAACTACCATCCGCTGCTGAACGATCGCACCACGGCCATCACCGCCGTGGACCTGCTGCGCTTCCTCCGGGCCGGCGGGCACGAGCCGCTGATCGTGCCCTTCGGCGAGGAGCCGCCGGACTCTCAGCCGACGCTTGCTTAA
- a CDS encoding thioredoxin family protein has translation MFSIPPANKPVAAGAAPAAAGDLIKDSSDRAFMADVIEASQSVPVIVDFWAPWCGPCKQLGPILEKTVLAAKGKVRLVKIDTDKDPMIASQLRVQSIPAVYAFFQGRPVDGFMGALPESQVKAFVEKLLKLAGAAGGGEGDILEEALAQAKEALEAGDTQTASEIYGEILQADPENLNPVAYAGLVRCLIVNDELARAKQMLDKVPEPIAKDKEIAAVRSALEVAEQAANAGPIPELMEKVAHNQDDHEARFDLALALFAAGKREAAVDELLELVRRDRAWNDEAARKQLVKFFEAFGPTDPLTVQSRRRLSSILFR, from the coding sequence ATGTTCTCCATTCCGCCCGCCAACAAGCCCGTCGCCGCCGGCGCCGCTCCCGCCGCCGCCGGTGACCTGATCAAGGACAGCAGCGACCGCGCCTTCATGGCCGACGTCATCGAGGCGTCGCAGTCCGTGCCGGTGATCGTCGATTTCTGGGCGCCCTGGTGCGGCCCGTGCAAGCAGCTCGGCCCGATCCTGGAAAAGACGGTGCTGGCCGCGAAGGGCAAGGTGCGGCTGGTCAAGATCGACACCGACAAGGACCCGATGATCGCCTCGCAGCTCCGCGTGCAGTCGATCCCGGCGGTCTACGCCTTCTTCCAGGGGCGTCCGGTGGACGGCTTCATGGGCGCCCTGCCGGAGTCGCAGGTGAAGGCCTTCGTGGAGAAGCTGCTGAAGCTGGCCGGCGCCGCGGGCGGCGGCGAGGGCGACATCCTGGAGGAGGCGCTGGCCCAGGCCAAGGAGGCGCTGGAGGCCGGCGACACCCAGACCGCCTCGGAGATCTACGGCGAGATCCTGCAGGCCGATCCGGAGAACCTGAACCCCGTGGCCTACGCCGGGCTGGTCCGCTGCCTGATCGTCAACGACGAGCTGGCCCGCGCCAAGCAGATGCTCGACAAGGTGCCGGAGCCGATCGCCAAGGACAAGGAGATCGCCGCGGTGCGCAGCGCGCTGGAGGTCGCCGAGCAGGCCGCCAACGCCGGCCCGATCCCGGAGCTGATGGAGAAGGTCGCCCACAACCAGGACGACCACGAGGCCCGCTTCGATCTCGCGCTCGCGCTGTTCGCCGCCGGCAAGCGCGAGGCCGCGGTGGACGAGCTTCTGGAACTGGTGCGCCGCGACCGTGCCTGGAACGATGAGGCTGCCCGCAAGCAGCTCGTCAAGTTCTTCGAGGCCTTCGGCCCGACCGACCCGCTGACGGTGCAGAGCCGCCGGCGGCTGTCCTCGATCCTGTTCCGCTGA
- a CDS encoding LON peptidase substrate-binding domain-containing protein yields MSRNPIDPSPDRFPRQLPIFPLAGVLLLPRGRLPLNIFEPRYLAMVEDALAGDRMIGMVQPTDPACRLREPAVYGTGCAGRITSFAETEDGRYIITLTGVSRFAIMRELEGQRGYRRVAADWDRFSGDLIDPLERGGADGCGLDRARLLAGLKGYFRMQGLSVDWKAIDGTPDERLVTSLAMICPFSPSEKQALLETPDLPERAKLLIALVEMAILDGHEGDGGNALRH; encoded by the coding sequence ATGAGCCGGAACCCCATCGACCCGTCACCGGACCGCTTCCCGCGGCAGCTCCCGATCTTCCCGCTCGCGGGGGTTCTGCTGCTGCCGCGCGGGCGCCTGCCGCTGAACATCTTCGAGCCGCGCTACCTCGCGATGGTCGAGGACGCGCTGGCCGGCGACCGCATGATCGGCATGGTCCAGCCGACCGACCCGGCCTGCCGCCTGCGCGAGCCGGCGGTCTACGGCACCGGCTGCGCCGGGCGGATCACCAGCTTCGCCGAGACCGAGGATGGCCGCTACATCATCACCCTGACCGGAGTCAGCCGCTTCGCCATCATGCGGGAACTGGAGGGCCAGCGCGGCTACCGCCGTGTCGCCGCGGATTGGGACCGCTTCTCCGGCGACTTGATCGACCCGCTGGAGCGCGGCGGGGCCGACGGCTGCGGGCTGGATCGCGCGCGTCTGCTGGCCGGGCTGAAAGGCTATTTCAGGATGCAGGGGCTGTCGGTGGACTGGAAGGCCATCGACGGCACGCCGGACGAGCGGCTGGTCACCTCGCTGGCGATGATCTGCCCCTTCTCGCCCAGCGAAAAGCAGGCCCTTCTTGAAACGCCGGATTTGCCGGAGCGCGCGAAGCTCTTGATCGCCCTGGTCGAGATGGCCATTCTCGACGGCCATGAGGGCGACGGCGGCAACGCGCTGCGTCACTGA
- a CDS encoding Trm112 family protein — MSAHSHDDTPADGKTQARVDPKLLEILVCPLTKGPLRYDAERAELISDRAGLAYPIRDGIPIMLIDEARSLDGKPGAA, encoded by the coding sequence ATGAGCGCCCATTCCCACGACGACACGCCCGCCGACGGCAAGACGCAGGCGCGCGTCGATCCGAAGCTTCTGGAGATCCTCGTCTGCCCGCTGACCAAGGGGCCGCTGCGCTACGACGCCGAGCGCGCCGAACTGATCAGCGACCGCGCCGGGCTGGCCTATCCGATCCGCGACGGCATTCCGATCATGCTGATCGACGAGGCCCGCAGCCTCGACGGGAAGCCGGGGGCCGCCTGA
- a CDS encoding gamma-butyrobetaine hydroxylase-like domain-containing protein, translated as MSDEQFASDAFGTRHWPVEVRLKKEEKRLEVDFDNGQTFSYPAEFLRVHSPSAEVQGHGPGQKQTVSARRHVGIMSLEAIGHYALRIVFDDLHDSGIYSWKLLYELGEDQDRLWAEYLAELEAKGLSRDPRGRR; from the coding sequence ATGTCCGACGAGCAATTCGCGTCGGACGCCTTCGGCACCAGGCATTGGCCGGTGGAAGTCCGGCTGAAGAAGGAGGAGAAGCGGCTGGAGGTCGATTTCGACAACGGCCAAACCTTCTCCTACCCGGCGGAGTTCCTGCGCGTCCACAGCCCGAGCGCCGAGGTGCAGGGCCACGGTCCCGGCCAGAAGCAGACCGTCTCGGCCCGTCGCCATGTCGGCATCATGAGCCTGGAGGCCATCGGCCATTACGCCCTGCGGATCGTCTTCGACGACCTGCACGACAGCGGCATCTACTCCTGGAAGCTGCTGTACGAACTGGGCGAGGACCAGGATCGCCTGTGGGCGGAGTATCTGGCGGAACTGGAGGCCAAGGGCCTGAGCCGCGATCCGCGCGGCCGGCGCTGA
- a CDS encoding cupin domain-containing protein, producing the protein MSFALLTDPARPAVEPETGGPAPDRVLSGAPVFTTWNEYESADGKRFAGVWRSTPGSWRIVYDEWEYCEILEGSSAISHADGRRWLVGPGDRFTLEPGFDGVWEVLETTTKRYVVILP; encoded by the coding sequence ATGAGCTTCGCCCTGCTGACCGACCCCGCCCGCCCCGCCGTGGAACCAGAAACCGGCGGTCCGGCCCCCGACCGCGTCCTGTCCGGCGCCCCGGTCTTCACCACCTGGAACGAGTACGAATCGGCGGACGGCAAGCGCTTCGCAGGGGTCTGGCGCTCCACCCCCGGTTCCTGGCGGATCGTCTACGACGAGTGGGAGTATTGCGAGATCCTGGAAGGGAGCAGCGCCATCAGCCACGCCGACGGGCGCCGCTGGCTGGTCGGCCCCGGCGACCGCTTCACGCTGGAGCCGGGCTTCGACGGCGTGTGGGAGGTGCTTGAGACCACGACGAAACGCTACGTGGTCATTCTTCCCTGA